A region of Zeugodacus cucurbitae isolate PBARC_wt_2022May chromosome 5, idZeuCucr1.2, whole genome shotgun sequence DNA encodes the following proteins:
- the LOC105215197 gene encoding uncharacterized protein LOC105215197 isoform X2 — MEILISEIKKRGVLWNRSHCGYKDRRSAEKEWSEVAKKVGIPKEDAKKKWRNLRDQFSKELKKVPKLKSEASQNQSAIYTGKWRYFKSLLFLKDALTPRETYGNLSMLLEDSTTATEADKEVSNDEANDIGLTIAEIQSCTKFSPVRPKRKRIHQDVNDVEAKLLDIKTKKHALFEAVEDENSLFLRSLHPFMKKLDPIRQLRLHKITYQQSMKMFLHLVLSFV; from the exons ATGGAAATTCTAATTTCGGAAATTAAAAAGAGAGGTGTTCTGTGGAATAGAAGCCATTGTGGTTACAAAGACAGGCGAAGTGCTGAAAAAGAATGGAGCGAAGTTGCAAAAAAAGTTGGAATTCCAA aAGAGGATGCTAAAAAGAAGTGGCGAAATTTGCGAGACCAGTTCAGTAAAGAATTGAAGAAGGTTCCCAAATTGAAATCAGAGGCTTCACAAAACCAATCAGCAATATATACTGGAAAATGGCGGTATTTCAAAAGCCTGCTTTTTCTTAAAGATGCCCTGACCCCAAGAGAAACATATGGAAATTTGTCGATGTTGTTGGAAGATTCAACTACTGCAACTGAAGCAGATAAAGAAGTGTCAAATGACGAAGCAAACGATATCGGACTAACCATCGCTGAAATACAATCTTGCACCAAGTTTTCGCCTGTTCGTCCAAAGAGAAAAAGAATTCACCAAGATGTAAATGACGTGGAGGCTAAACTTCTAGAtattaaaaccaaaaagcaTGCTTTGTTCGAAGCAGTAGAAgacgaaaattcactttttttgagGTCACTGCAtccatttatgaaaaaattagatCCGATTCGACAGCTTCGG TTGCATAAAATCACCTACCAACAATCCATGAAGATGTTTCTCCATTTGGTATTGTCGTTCGTTTGA
- the LOC105215197 gene encoding uncharacterized protein LOC105215197 isoform X1, giving the protein MEILISEIKKRGVLWNRSHCGYKDRRSAEKEWSEVAKKVGIPKEDAKKKWRNLRDQFSKELKKVPKLKSEASQNQSAIYTGKWRYFKSLLFLKDALTPRETYGNLSMLLEDSTTATEADKEVSNDEANDIGLTIAEIQSCTKFSPVRPKRKRIHQDVNDVEAKLLDIKTKKHALFEAVEDENSLFLRSLHPFMKKLDPIRQLRVRTKFQDILLEEMEAAQSQQIYASSATMSAIY; this is encoded by the exons ATGGAAATTCTAATTTCGGAAATTAAAAAGAGAGGTGTTCTGTGGAATAGAAGCCATTGTGGTTACAAAGACAGGCGAAGTGCTGAAAAAGAATGGAGCGAAGTTGCAAAAAAAGTTGGAATTCCAA aAGAGGATGCTAAAAAGAAGTGGCGAAATTTGCGAGACCAGTTCAGTAAAGAATTGAAGAAGGTTCCCAAATTGAAATCAGAGGCTTCACAAAACCAATCAGCAATATATACTGGAAAATGGCGGTATTTCAAAAGCCTGCTTTTTCTTAAAGATGCCCTGACCCCAAGAGAAACATATGGAAATTTGTCGATGTTGTTGGAAGATTCAACTACTGCAACTGAAGCAGATAAAGAAGTGTCAAATGACGAAGCAAACGATATCGGACTAACCATCGCTGAAATACAATCTTGCACCAAGTTTTCGCCTGTTCGTCCAAAGAGAAAAAGAATTCACCAAGATGTAAATGACGTGGAGGCTAAACTTCTAGAtattaaaaccaaaaagcaTGCTTTGTTCGAAGCAGTAGAAgacgaaaattcactttttttgagGTCACTGCAtccatttatgaaaaaattagatCCGATTCGACAGCTTCGGGTAAGGACTAAATTtcaagacatattattagaggaAATGGAAGCAGCTCAAAGTCAACAAATCTACGCATCTTCCGCGACTATGTCAGCAATTtattag